TTCAGCTTCCATTTTTaccagaataggctacgcttttcaacgcTACTGCATCACTTGTAAAACGTAGCCGCATTGTATATTATAGCTACTCTATATAAGTGTAGCCCTaggtctttttttttaattttttgtataacCATAGCTACtctatataagtgtagccttaggtccttcattgttttttttaattttctatatgtatataatattctaataattttttatacaacataatatttaataatattattacatatataattttacatttttaattaaatgagttaaatactataaaataaaattaaacacataattatactaaataatttttttaaataataaaaatcatcTTTACACAATTCAAAGACATAATCTTAAGAAGAGATAATTTAAGTCACATGAAACTTGCATCACATATCAATTAGAATGCAAAGTTTGTCCTCTATATCCGAAAAGAacttaacaaacaaaaaattattaatctttTAATCTCAGCGTAATGACTAAAAGATATTCTGAAGCACCTTCAAATTCTTCTCAAACACATCTTTTTCATGCTGATCTTCATCACCATCAAAAAAACTCTTGGCCTTAACAATTATATCAGTGTTCATTCCCTTGTTCATTCCCAGCAAGAACTAATTTCCAACCAGTTACTACCCTGCTTATAGCGGTAGATTATCATAATTCAAAAAGAGAACCATGTAAGGATTTTGCATACTGATTCACCACCATACGCAATCAATACAAGATTATATTGAAGAAAATGACCGGGCTActtacaaatattattttgaccATTCTCGCgacacatgaagaaaacaaaatcaTAGAACCGAATGAATTCTGAAAAGTCTGCTTGGCAAGAGCAACAAATGAAGCACATGTTCCAATTGCAAGTATCAgattaaagattaaaaatacaagaaaataaacttgTTGCTTTTCTACTATTCTCATTAAAGTTGAATGctaaattcacaaaatcatgccAATCAGCTTAATTTCAAGTGCAAAAGGAAAAAACGGCGTTGTCTCAAAGAGTAAAGTGAGAATCATCAacctaaattataaaattaaaaatgaattgaGACAGATATATCAATTTTGCACCAATATTCCAAATGCAAAAGGAAAAACcataaagtaaataaaactgtTTTCTTTCCACTGTTATTTAATCATGTCACTCAATCAAACACAacacaacaaaataaaacaaaattttttttggggGTACCAATAATGGTAGGAAAAACCATGGAAGTTGGAAAACAACATAACTAAGggtaaattaaataaacaaagaaagaaaagaaaagaacatTGCTCACAAAAGCTAAACAGAATTGATGGTGTATTATTGAAAAGATATATGTATAGTTAACTAGTCTAgccatttaaaaaataaataaaaaacaatctTTTTAAATGAAAGCTAAGAATCCCAATTCTAGAGTCCTAGATTGCATTGAAGCCATGTGAAAAATTGGTCAATTACCTTGATAAAGGAcatcatcatcaacatcatcatctGCTTGAAAGTTATTAGTTTTGCACTTGATATTCAACCACTTATTGACCAATGTCTTGGGCCATGAAAGCTTCACTAAATAAAGGAGAGTAAGCAATTTATTAACCAAAGATGGAAGTTCAGAAGAAACAGAATAAAAGGGCTATAAAAAGCTCACCTTATCCAAATTATCAATGTGAAGAGAACCAGGAGAACTTGTTTGATTACTTACTTTAACTGAGATAAAAGCTGAATCTGAATTATATATCAGCAAAAAAACCACAAGAGAAGGGCAGGTCAAAAAAGTCTATACTTGTTAACAAGAATTTAGAAACAAGTTAATCAGATTTATATTTTGTAACTCATAAACATAGATATATCTAACTGATTTGGATATATATGTGCATTGTGTATTGTGTATTGTGTCTCTGCCAGTGCAAATATTCCCTTTACTTAGTAGCAAAATACTAGTTAGTTTTGAACTGACATACTACAAAAACAGCAGCTATTGCATAAACTAGTGCCCCAATGAATGAGGCTGCTACCATGACCTATAGGTCACAGGATAAGTTAGTTGCTTTTGATCTCTATTAATCTTACCGAATCCTTGATAATACTGTTTAGAATTTGATGCTTAATCTCTTCCTTTTACCAAAgaggaacatgcagagacatCCTTAAATTTCGGCCCAGCATTCTGAAGTAGTAGGACACAGAGAACCTGAAACAATTCTAAATGTAAACTAATCTGATATATTTAGTAAATTAGTAGTAATACATCTAGATAcctacacacacacacacacacacaaagcTACCTCCAAAATGGGAGCTGAAGCAGGATACTCAGGCAAATGAAGCAAGATGCAAAATCAAAAAGCAAATTCAAACGAAGCAAGCAACATAAACGCaaaaaattaactttaattCCTATCATGTACTATGCATacagtaaaataaaaatgttcaCTCAAACAGAATTCAGAGTAGATTCATAAGATAATAAGCCTGctcattaaattaaataaataagataCAATACCACGGTATCTATTTGATTGATCACTTACTTTTTCTCTTCTCAACTTGTTGGttttttattattctcattaaagctgaatgtaaaattcacaaaatcatacCAATCAGCTTAATTTCAAGTGCAAAAGGGGAAAACGGCATTGCTTCAAACAGAAAAATGAGAATTATCAACCTAAAttgtaaattaaaaatgaattgaGACAGATATATCAATTTGCCACCAATATCACCAATGCAATTGATGGACCAAACATGAATCCCCTGGCTTAATCTATTTTTGGCGAATCAGTACCCAAAAAAGAACCTATAACCCTAAAACCCCCaaattaaatttctttttaaataaatttctaGTCACTTCTAGAGTTAGCTATTTATGATTTTGGTCTATGTCAAATTTTTCTTATGGATTTGATCTAATTTCCTAAATACAAGTGAAATCAGTCCCTCTCATCATCTTAAATATAAATCAACTTCGTACTTAGGAGTTATGATTTGAAATATAAGTACTTATCTGTATGTGAAACTATAATAGTGActaattttacttaattttgATAACACTGAACTATCCTCCACACTCATCAAGCTGACCGATATTCTTAAACAAAGTTCAAAATCGAAAGAAATCTTAATTTCACAACCTCAACAATTAGATCAATCATAGCACACAAACTTCAAATCAACTAACACTAAATTTACCAGCTTCAAACAACTAGATCAACCATAAAATTTTAGCAACAACTCACAGTAAACCCTGGGGTGCAACACTAACAGAATGAAACCCCCAAATTCACTAGTTTTACTGCACCGCAACATTAGCATGCATGTTCATCAATTCACGAGTTCACAAGATTTTGTACCAAACCCCCAAATTGCAACCCTAAAATCGGAAATGAAGGTGAATACACACCTTCTTGACAATGGTAAGCGACTGATGAGAGGCTTTCAGTTGAGCCAGAGTCTTCCTGATGTGAGCGCGCAGCGAAGAGAAGCAACAATGAAGATGAGTGACGGCGTGGTGAGTGGTGAGTGATGAAGATGAGTGAGTGGTGGCGACGGTGAGGGTTGTGCGCGACAAGGTTGGCGAAGGTGAGATGCGCAGAGATGACGATGGTGAGGGCGAACATGAGTACGGGTTTCTTCGCGATGGTGCAGTGAGAGGGTTTCTTCGCGATTGTGCAGTGAAAGGGTTTCTGCGTGATGGTGGGTGGTCAGTGGCGATGGTGAGTGTGGTGAGAGGGTTTCTTCACGGGTCAGTGCAAGGATGAAGGGGCTTTGGAGGGGAGTGATGACCTAGAAGGAGGGAATTGacaaaattttcgctaagtgTAGGTTTCCTTTCGTgtaaaagaggaaaaaaagttaccaagtgataagtaTTTTGCTCTGGATACATTAGGCATCACTTTTTAAGTGCacccaaaacttaaaaaatagGTTACCCTTTAAAAGCGTCTTCTTTGATACGAAAAGTGAACCTATAGATATCAACTAAGTGATTTCTATaatacctaaggctacgctttttaaaTGATGTCGCATTTGTGTATCCTTTTCTCTTACAAAAAGGCAACacaaggctacgcttttcaaatgtagcttaaaaaaaagtgtggctgaatgggtatttttcttgtattgTTTCAAAGATCAACTTAGTGGAAGACAAGGATCTAATTGCTATGTTTATAGAAAAAGTACAAAATATGCATATTGGCATGGTTATAGAACTCAACATAGCAACACTGGAAAATCACTTGAGTGGTGGTTAGATTTTGGGGCTGTTGTTCAGGGTTGTAATGATCGCAATCAATTCAAAACATATGAAAAAGTGAACAATAGAGAAGTCTTGATGGGCAATGACAACTTAACCAATGTTTGTGGTTAAAGAATTGTGGAATTGAATTTTACATCTGGAAAGAAATTAAGTTTAATAAATGTACTTCATGTTCCGGATTTGAGAAAAAATTTAGTTTCTGCTAGTCTCTTGTGTAAGAAAGGATTTAAAGTTGTAATGGAATCGATAAAGTAATCTTGCTTAATAATAAGGGCAAATCACTATATTAAAccaagagaagaaaaaatttacACAAATAAGCCAAATAAAAATCTACTACATGAATCTACCAATAGCCATTTTTATATATTTCGAATCTACTCAATTCGATCTCCATTTacatataattcgaatcatattgattcgaatgatacacacactaattcgaatcaacctGATTCAAATTATACACATACAGTAATTCGAATCAGGATGATTCGAATTATAccctgatttattaaaaaaattaataatttattaaaaaatttattaaaaaaaataataatttaaaaattaaaaatatatattttatttcatgcattaaaaaaagctaacaaaatatttaattacgagacttctttaaaatattaatgagttatcaattcgaattccatacaatatacttttgtccatttttaatagctcataaatattttttaataaatttttttaataaatttatttaaattatactacaaaaaatattttattctatgcaaaacaatttaaaaaaaatggcttaaaaaatgttaggagtactataaaaatttgtaatattctaatgacttaggtaaatacatgcatgtactcaaattttaaataaagtactctacatagtcaataataatttagaaattaaaaaaaatattttattccatacaaaacaattaaaaaatatattttatttattttttcacacATATTTTCTGTCATTATATTGCCATTGGAATCCTCATATATTTCTAATTTCTCAACCTAACCTTCACAAATTCTAACACAATCTTCATATAATTTTACTTGAGATATGTGTCTcattttttgtgatttgtatAAGTGAGTCAATATATATAAATGGGTAATAGACGTATCAGTACAAGCTTTATTATTGACTAATGATaactttatttatattaatatagagagtaaatcaaataaatatttaaattattggtctctaaaatttgaaaaaaatattattttttattataaatatgtttattataatttttttaatttttaaaagctGTTTTACCAAACACAATTATAGTACTTGTACTTATTAAAAGCTATTTTTAATGTGATTTTACCAAACGCAAGTGCTGTAGCTTTTAAAAAGTAGTCTTTTAAAAGACAACTTTCATGAGCTACTCTTAAAAAGTAAAAGCTTTACCAAATCAAGCCTTATTCAAATTATACGGTGAGCAATTCGAGTTTTATACAATACTCTTCTGCCTATTCTTGATagttcattaatattttttaataaatttatttaaattataccacaaaaaaatattttattgtatgcaaaataatttaaaaaacatttttaagtcattttttaaaattattttgcatagaataaaatattttttgtagtataatttaaataaatttattaaaaaaatttattagaatttGTTACGAAAAGggagtaattcgaatcaatatgattGGAACTTCCCTTTGTCACGTGatgcatgtaattcgaattgaCTAAATTCGAATTATGGTTGTCTAATTCGACCCTATTTGATTCGAACTACTTGTATGCTTGGGTTGGTCATAATTCGATCtaggttgattcgaattatgaAGAAATATAATTCGAATTACATTATAGTGTACTCTGGTTGATTGATGAATGAGATTCTTGTTTGGCTGATTTGCGTAATATCAATCTCCCCTTGGCATATATGTGTTTTTTACCCTAATAATAATGTATTTATAGGAAAAGAATATTGTATTGAAGACATGTTTAAACTTAGTATCAATAAAGTGAATGTTTCTTTGTATGTTATTGATTCTTGTGATTTATGACATAGTAGATTAGCACACTTAAATTACAAATCAATTGAATATATgcataaaaataactatatttATCTCAATAACAAGGATTTTAACAGGAAATGTGATATTTACATACAatctaaaattactaaaattttttttcctaaaaTTGAAAGAGATACACATTTATTAGAATTGATTCATAGTGATATTTGTAAATTAAATGGCAATATTACTAGAgaagaaaaaagatattttataacttttattgatgattgtTCTAGATTTATTTATGTGTATTTACTTAGAAAAAAAGATGAAGCTTTTGAAAAGTTTAAGAAATATAACATGGAAGTAGAAAATATGcatgataagaaaataaaagttcttCGTAGTGATCGAGGTAGAGAATATTTTTCTAATGAATTTGATAACTTTTATGAATTACATGGTATTGTGTATAAATCTTCCGCTCCATATACTCCGCAACAAAATGgtttggcaaaaaaaaaaaatggaccTTAGCAGATATAGTTAATTCAATGTTATTAAATGCAAAATTGCTTTTGTTGTGCGATGAAACATTATTGATATCATGTTATATTCATAATAGGATATCATCAAGACATAGAAATGTTTTTCCTtatgaaatttgaaaagaaagaaaacctAATTTGAACTATCTAAAAGTGTGGGGTGTTTAGCCTTTTATCAAGATCCTGATCAAAAGAGAATCAAATTGAAGCCAAGAGccataaaaaatacttttataggATATGCTCAAAATTCTAAAGTATAATATTATACTTTCTGTCTAATATAGTTGTTGAATCAAGAGAGGTagaatttattgaaaataaatttatcaatgattcaaCTTCTCGTTCAAAATATTCCCAAAATAATACTAACATTTACAAgaataaataatcaaaataataaacgtctaaatgataaataattgaTTGAACTAAGGAAGAGTTTGAAAGTAAGAAAAAAAGAGTTTGGgtccaaattttattttttctcatgCTATCACTTTTTTAGTAGAAAGAACTAGGAATTCTATGACAAATAAGTTTCTTATTGTGATGAACATAGAGGGTGATCCTCAATCATTCAAAAAGCCTATAACTTCAAAAAACCTTTTAAAAAGAAGCAACAAATGATGAAATAGACTCAATATTGTCAAATAATATTTGAGTCTTAGTTGATTTACTTGCAGGATCAAAACAGCCGTTCATCAAAACAGCATTACATGTGAATTGCCATCATCAAAACTAGCATTACATTTGAATTGCCATCATCAAAACAGCCGTTCTCTTCACTGTTGTCAAGTGTGATCCTTTCCTTGCAATTTGCAATACTTGTTGAACCACACCGCAATGTTAAGGAAGCATTCGAACTCAGATTGTGGTCTGAAAAGAAACATAACATAAACAAGATAAGATGGTTAACCATGATAGTGATTTCATCGCATTCCAAATCAAAAGTTTATGTCATGAACCTTCTATTCCAAAATCTTAAAGCTAATAAATAAACACACATGAATGATTTATCAGTGTACCTTTGGAGTCCATGGACATCGTTTGGGAACATAATGGTTTTGACGTCGACTCCTTTCTCCTTTAAAGCCCTAGCATACTATCAAAGACATTTATTTGAACATCATTATTATTAGTTAGATATTAATACCAATCATGCTAAGTGTATACCAAAATCAACTACCAGTAATATACatttaaaaatgagttaaattatacacaaatatataataactaatttggTAACTGATTTTTTGGTATGCGTATAGCATTTTTGTATTAACACATATAGTTCCAATTTGACTAAGCTCAATGATAAGGCACAACCAAATCACTTAATTAGTTACCTGCAATCCATCATAAATTGGAACACGTACATCTTTAGCACCTAATAAGAAAAGTGTTGGTGCTTTTACCTGCACTTAcaatttaatttatcaaattacaACCTAGAAAATATTATATCAGCTTCATGCTTCAACTTGCTTTCTTTACTAGGGGTCTACGAAAACATATACTAACACGAACACTGGACACGGTGTATATGTGCATATTCAAGATTGAgaaacattatatatatatatattgactAAGTAttggccaaaaataataaattttgttggTTCGCATGTCGGACATGCGAACACCTTGGTGTGTCCATGCTCCTAGGTGGTAGTGCAATAAGAAATGTGTGTCCTGTTCAATGTGTACAAACCTTAGAGAGGTGTGAAATAGGAGACTTGTTGTAAAAGAGAGTCAAGTGTTGTGGAGAAGGTGCTTGTGTGAAGCTATGTTTGGAGTTGGTTCCAAAAGCCTCTACATAGCACCAGTCAGGGATGTCAGTTGTGCCAACCATGAGTGCAAGGTTGCAAACAGGGTTGATAGCGGCTGCGGCCACAAACTTGTCCGGTGACTGGCCGATCAAGTGGGTTGTCAAGAAGCCACCATGTGAGATACCCATCACTGTTATCTTGGATGGACTAGCAACTCCCAACTTGATCACTTCATCTATTGCAGACAAAACATCATTCACATCCTACACTTGCACCATTCATAAAAATATATCAAGAAAAATATAACACTTGCCTTCCCCCATacaagtttaattttttaaatatataaaggTGAATACTCACATGCAATTGTCTTCATGTAAAGTTAATAAACAAGAATTGTAAGATAATTTAACAGGTTTGACTAAATTGTCATTTAACGGtttttaactatcaactttaaACGAGGACAACTGTACGTGAGTTTCTACAGTACATAACAAATACCTGACACCCAACTTTCCCTGGAAGAGATTGTAATGCTTCCTCGCCAAATCCTAATGAACCTCTGAAGAATGAAGCAACAACATATAAGAATcttaaaatacacaaattagtATGCATTTCTTTGTTCCTATTTAGTTTTGATCAAAGACCCTTTAGTTGTGTTTCAGGAAATAGAGACATATATCTTCTGTTCTTAGTTTCAGGAAATACATGAAATTTGTGTTCCTAAGACAAAAATTGTGTCTCTATCTTTGTGAATTCTGTCTCAGAGATAGTATCCAAACCAATAGAACAGAAGCTAAATTATCACCAACTTCTAAACCATATTGCTAACGCAGAATCTTTTGACAGGTTTCCACATTCTGGCAAAGAGACTTGTATGTGTGTCTCTGTTACCAATGACAGAATCTGTTTATGATTCTTGATCAAACAGTTAGTTTGATTGGAATACCAAAGAACTCAATCAAACTCGGCACAAGTTTAGCAATATTGGCAACAAATAATGCTTAGAAATTCAGTACTTTGTTGCTTACCTGTAATTTACAATCAGCAAGCTGTATCCAACTGAAGATAGAAATGCCCAAGACTTTGAAAAGCAAGACAAAGAGACATCATGTGGCCCTCCATGAAGGATCACAATTAGTGGATCATTTTTCTTGGATTTAGATGACACAAATATGGCTTCAAAAGGATTACTAGCACCTGAAATTGAAAtactactactaataataaatGGACAGATACAATAAGGTCAAATCCAAACCTTTATAAGAGCTTGAATTTGACAACATAAATTAAGACATTGAAGTAAAAAATGTATCTATGTAAGAACCAAAGTAACTTAAAAATACCTTTTGCTATGCCTTGGCAAGCCTCCTTGATTGGGATCTTCAGTATACTGCACTTGAGAGAAAACAACGACGACCTAACCTGCAGCAAATATCCGGCGAGTCATTTGACTAATTTCTAAACAGATGGAATTTATATGTCTGTGATTCGACCTTGTCGGAGCATCTGAACATGGGACTGCTTATATCTGACCAACTCCATGGAATACTTTCCTTTGATTTCTCAGTGAACGTTCCGTACTTGATTTGAGGAACATCAACCGGGCTGCTGCAAACTGCAAAAAGATTgacaaaggaaaaaaaaaaggatataTATTACTACTTGATTCTCTACTTTAAAAGGCCAAATTATTGATAACTTGAGCATTTGTTGTTACTGGCAATGATGTTGTTCCCATCCAGTGTAAGAAGGTTCCAAGAGAAACTAGGATCTGCTGGGCTGATATGTGCAACTTCCCCACTATAACATGATGAACATTATTTGAACATTATTTTAGTTTTGTCATATGCTTGCCTCAACACATTCACTAAGAGTAGAACTTCACTGCTGTGCCAGATAGATGATATGATCATAGTAGAGTTGTCAAGAAGCCAAGGATTATCATGGATAATTGTACAATAAAGCCCGGGGAAGCAACCTTCCTCGGCGCTTGTCACAACTGGAAGCTTCAAAATTTAGAGGAAATAGCAGTTATTAACTGATGGTGACAATACAAGGACTTGAGTTATGAAGTAGCATTTCAGAAGGCTATTATAAACTGCACACAGAAGAAGAAGAGCTTACAATATCATAAATTTTGGCAGATTGGTGCAGTTTTCCATCGGTTGACCAATCAATTCTATGTAGTGAGTTTGTAGCATTGTGCACTCCTGAATCCACAGCACTTTTTGCAGATAAAAACACAAGGAATTTTCCATTTGGGCTGGTCGAAATTCCAAAATGATCGTCACAGTTTTAGGCACCTACCTTCTCCATAATTGAGATAGTTTCATAAACTAGTAAAATTTGCTCCATTCACTTTGAATGTTGAGCCTTATTCaattatcaaaaagaaaaaaagaagaaaaaacaaacaTACATACCTGAATCTTGGAAAGAGGGCACTGCTTATGGTTCGAGTAAGGTTCAGTATATACCATTCTTGAGTTGAGCTACATGAAAAGAAATATGTACTATGTATCTAAAAGGATTTAAAAGAGGGAGAATTTAGAAGATTATATTACTAAACTGACTTACTTGAGCTCTTGTTCATTAGATTTTGAGTCATGATGGGGTGCTCTAACTGCATATAATGCACAAGGCCTGTTAGAGCAGTACTTCATACCAAGCTTTCTTTTCTCACCTGACCACCCAACAAAAACAAGATATTGTTCCGAGCCATCGTGGAATGGCGCCCACACAACTTGGCCAACACTCAAAGATCTGTCAATTCCTTTAACAGCTTGTACCTCTCCACTGTCACAGTACTAATTCAACTAAGAACTACACCTTAAGCTAAAAAATCATCCGAAATCGATgtgcaaaaaagaaaagaacaaaacAAAACCTGCTGATGTTTATAACAAAAAGTGCAGGCCTTCTCTTTCCAGCATATGTTTCTCCCCAATCTTCCTCCAAGTCCCCTTGGCCTTTCCATGTACCACAATTCTTGTCGGCCGGCACGCAACCACCACCTTTCTTGTAGCCTGCATCCCTAAATTCCGGCTTTGAAAGAGAGGGTTCTTCTGCTACATAAGCTACAAATGTCTCATCCAAGTTCCAAGAGACTCCCTCAAACCTAAATCATAACAGAAAGGAATGATTCCTGTATGAAGCTAATTGCTATCTCTAGTAAAAGTGCCTCTACATTTCTATTCTACTGctacaaaattgcaaaagaggATGAAAAATCAAAGATTTACCATCTATCATTGTAGACTGAGCCATGCAGAGATTGGGGGATATGGAAATCCTTCTCCATTCGAGACAGACTCCAAATTTCAAAGCGGCAAGGCGATTCGTCATCCTTGGGATTCCAAATTAGCAATAGTTTAGAGCCAGAAGGTGATGGAATAATCAAGGAGACTCCAGAAATCTCTATTGGAAATGGAGCCCATAGAAAGTTAACAGAACTCTcagattctttaaagatttggcATGATAGCATGAGTTTCTTGGTCTTATTTGCTACAAGATCAGGTTGATTAATATAAAACATTCCCTGCAATGCTGTTAATATTGTTGCTAATGTTAGAAGTGGGAGAATATGATTGTGAATGTCACAAGTTACAACAAAGAATCATAAAAGAAAAGATGGTTACTGCCTTACTGGTTGAATGAGAGTTAAAAAGCCAAGCCTTGTCAATATTGGGAATAGTTGTGAATTCTTGAAGCAAGTTAAAAAGGGAAACGTAGTTGACTTCCTCAGTGGCAGGGGTTGGAATTTGATTCTGCATATCCATGGCTAAAACTAACAGCAAACAGAATCATGAAAATGCTTCCTGTATCTGTATGCATgagacagaaaaggaaaagaaagagaaagactTACATGATTGGAGATTGAAGAAAGATTCTTAGACTAGTTAGCTCTGCTGAGTTCAGTTCGGTTAGTATTACAGTGTTGACTTTCACACTTCACTTCCATGCCTGCCTTGTTCTTTCACATGCCGCCGGCTGGGGACAcctctaattaattaattaattgattaattattcTTTCACAAGATCTCCCTGCTTAGCTTAACTAGTAAGCATGTATAACCggtgttctttttgtttttttatcaACATTACAACAGTTCGAGGATTAATTCATCGCAAATCACTGTATTTTAAAGTTTGTTGTTGACtatagattattatattcataaaaataaatttaaatttttaatacttaGATTAAGAACGAGTGAATTAACTACtcaaataattaaattgattttttgtCAATGATATTAACTAATAACAAATCTCTTACTTATATTTATGATTAAGtttttatttgtataataaTAAAGATGATTGGAATAAGCCTTTATTGTTTTTTATAAGCATT
Above is a genomic segment from Arachis stenosperma cultivar V10309 chromosome 1, arast.V10309.gnm1.PFL2, whole genome shotgun sequence containing:
- the LOC130946613 gene encoding acylamino-acid-releasing enzyme-like, yielding MDMQNQIPTPATEEVNYVSLFNLLQEFTTIPNIDKAWLFNSHSTTLQGMFYINQPDLVANKTKKLMLSCQIFKESESSVNFLWAPFPIEISGVSLIIPSPSGSKLLLIWNPKDDESPCRFEIWSLSRMEKDFHIPQSLHGSVYNDRWFEGVSWNLDETFVAYVAEEPSLSKPEFRDAGYKKGGGCVPADKNCGTWKGQGDLEEDWGETYAGKRRPALFVINISSGEVQAVKGIDRSLSVGQVVWAPFHDGSEQYLVFVGWSGEKRKLGMKYCSNRPCALYAVRAPHHDSKSNEQELNSTQEWYILNLTRTISSALFPRFSPNGKFLVFLSAKSAVDSGVHNATNSLHRIDWSTDGKLHQSAKIYDILPVVTSAEEGCFPGLYCTIIHDNPWLLDNSTMIISSIWHSSEVLLLVNVLSGEVAHISPADPSFSWNLLTLDGNNIIAICSSPVDVPQIKYGTFTEKSKESIPWSWSDISSPMFRCSDKVRSSLFSLKCSILKIPIKEACQGIAKGASNPFEAIFVSSKSKKNDPLIVILHGGPHDVSLSCFSKSWAFLSSVGYSLLIVNYRGSLGFGEEALQSLPGKVGCQDVNDVLSAIDEVIKLGVASPSKITVMGISHGGFLTTHLIGQSPDKFVAAAAINPVCNLALMVGTTDIPDWCYVEAFGTNSKHSFTQAPSPQHLTLFYNKSPISHLSKVKAPTLFLLGAKDVRVPIYDGLQYARALKEKGVDVKTIMFPNDVHGLQRPQSEFECFLNIAVWFNKYCKLQGKDHT